The genomic interval CTTCTAAACGCTCTGCCTCCTTTAACGACAAATCAGAGTACGGATAACCACTGAATATATCTTTAAATAAATAGATCAAGAATAATACAAGTATAATAAAAGCGCAGATTTTCGGGATAATCATCAGCTTCTTATACAGATGAAACGGCAGTTCCCCTCTAAAGTTAAATAAGTTTTTTATAAAATATTGAAATGTTCTCTTGAAATCCTTATTATCCATGGGGCACCTCTCTTACCATATTAATACTATTTTAATACATTTACTGTAAAATATATAGTATAGATAAAATCATTTATAATAAATAACAAAAAGTGAGGTGATAACATGCTGTCATTTAAAGATACACATAATAGTGCGGACATATTAGAAGAAAACGCACGTTATATTCACTACCATACGCCGAGTCAACTGATTAAGTATTACGCAAACTACTTTGAATATAAGGAGATGCCGACGCTGGAATTATTTAAAGAAGATCTATCGTATCAGCGTGAATTTCATATGAAACATCGTCAACAGCATCTCTTATTTATCTTCCCTGATAATGAAGTTATTCCGGAGTCGATTGTCACTTATGCGAAATCACATGGTTGTAACTTAGAGTTGATGGAATTGTATGAATTAAAGCATCCAAAGCAGTTAAGACGTAACGATGAGGTCGTTTGCGAGGTGGTATCACAAGACGGACCGATATTTGATGACTTCCTAAAGGTCTGTGCTACAGGAGAAGTTGGGTACGGAGAAGACTTTGTAAAGTTAAAAGAAGAGACGCATAGACGTGATTTATTAAACAGCAAGATTCTGCAGATTGTCGCATACATAGACAATACACCAGCTGGTAAGATAGAAGCGATAATGGAAGAAGAAACTGTAGAAATCGATGACTTTTATGTGATTGAAGCGTATCGTAGACGTGGTATCGGGAGTCGTCTGCAAGAAGCGGTGTATAATTTTGCACACGGCAAGCAGGTGTTCCTCATTGCAGATGGAAATGATACAGCACGAGATATGTATCAGCGACAAGGTTATGAAAAGATAGCTGAGCGTTATGAACTGTTGCTGGCGCCGCATTCAAATGACTGAATTGATACATCACCCCTTTTAATTTAATATACATAAAAAGACGCAGCCCTGCGTCTTTTACTTCTCACTTTGTTTCAACCTTCTAAACATGCTATACACTAATACTCCTGTCACTAGAATCATCACACCTTCAAAGAATAATAAGAACCACGGTGCATTGTACTTAATCATAAAAGTAAGTAAAACAATAGCGTATACAAAAATCAGCAATCGGTATATAAACATTCCGACTTTTCGAGAAGTTTTGTCTAATCCTTCCGGGTTAAATGCTAACACTAGCATCGGCACTGATAAGCTATAAAACCCACCAAATGAATCAGCGATATTTTCACTCATTATTTCCGTATAAATATTGTAGATTGTTGATATAACGAAAATAATAAAAAAGAAAGTTAGTAAACCTGAACGAATATTCATCGAATCTCCACTTACCTCACGATACTTTAATTCCATTTTAATACAATTATTGTAAATTGTATACCAATGATAAAAGCCACTTCAATAAAGAAACGGCTTTAAACTCTACACATTCGGTCCATAGATTCTTCGTGAACTATCTTCAATATGACCTGCTATTTTCTTCTGCAATGATACTTTCCACGTTTCAGCAAGTTCAGGGAGTTCAGACATCTCCTTTACTTCGATCATATCCGTACTTCGATGCATTACATCGTTACAACGCGCAATCGACCACGCATTATGCAATCGCTCGACTAGACGAATCTCTTCACCTTCATTAATATCACCAGGCACTAACACTTTGAAGTACCAGCCCGTACGACCGTTCTCTTCCGTAATGCGAGATAACTCCAGTTCACCATACTTACGCGCAGGCTTCCAGCACGGCTTACGCGGTTGTGTCACTTGCAGTCTCGCACTACCAATTTCATACACATCGCCGAGACAGACAGTAGACTCATCCATATCTGTCACACACAAGTTCTCACCGAATCCTCCTGCATCGATATCGATATTCAGTTCATTACGCCATAGTTCATAATGCGCATAAGGATAACAGAACACCGCCTTATCCACACCACCATGATGTTTTTTATCTGCAACTTCGTCACCATTAAAACCTAATATATCAACAAAACCACCATCAACACGATCACGATTAATTGCAGACACCACGCCTGCTGCATCTTATCCGTCGCGTTTGCATCACCAAGCTGTTTCGGCTTACCAATAAACATAGATTGAACTTTCATATGTCACCTCTATTATTTGTTATTGATATCATTATACACAAAAAAACCGATTCGATTAGGAATCGGTTAGGACAGCATCTGAAAATATACACAAGTCATAAACTAAAGACTCATTTGTGATTTATACGTTACATATTCATTGAACTCTGCCTTCGAGAGTTTTCCATCAGCATAATCATAAAACTTTTTAATATATTCCTCGCTTAATACATTACCGTCAATGTCATTCATTCGAATCGACACTTCTACGTGACGCTTAATTGAATCAAGTGATTTATCATCGGTAATATTATTAATATATTTCTCATATCCGTTAGACAGCTTTACGAGCGTTCTGAAAGTTGTACTATCTAAATCGGTTAGATCTTTTCTTAAGTTGTCTGTAGTGATATATGCAAGTTTTGAGTATTCTGATATTTGTTTAGTGCTTATATCACTGTCAAAAAACTTTTTAATATTTGCCATGTTTACGCTTAACATAACGCCCCTCCTTGCTAACTAAGGTTTATCTTAATTATACCATATATCACTGATTTGACTCCCCAACGCAGCAGATAAGCAAATACAGATTACTGTGCTAATCTATTTATTATTGAACATTTATACCTCCATTAATATTTATTAAAAAATAAAAAACCAATTCAATTAAGAATCAGTTATGACAGCATCTCTAAATAGTTTCCTTATATAATTCATTTTCTATTAACAAATTAAGTTGAAATAGAAACCTTAAAATTTATTCTTTATTAATTATATCACCCAAAGTGTCACCATTCATAGTTTTCCATGCTAATGTTCCACTGACACTATTACCACTGACAAAACTTGCTGCAGCAGAAGGACTTTTAAATAAAATATCATTTATGGTAATAAAATTTCCATTTATATCATCTTTATTTTTTTCTCTCAAAGTCTTTACCTTAACACTAACTGATTTGCTGATTTCTCTTGATAATGAGCTGCCCTTAAGTAAAACAAACCCTTCAGATGTACGCTTTCCCTTAGCAATTAAGTTTTTCACTTTATAAGTAAATATTAACTCGTTATCTGTTTTGTCATCTTCATCAACTACTTTTTCAAAAATTTTATATCCCATAGCCCCCATGACTATTTTCGCACTATCAAGAAAATCCTCCAATTCAGATTGTTTTTCTTCCGTAACATTACCTATATTAGGATTATTTCCATTCTTAACTTCGTATCGATTTGCATCTTTTGCCAATTGGACAATCCTGTGCTCTAAATAACTTATTTCTGTTGGACCAAATGAATTATTTGAAGTTGTCACTGCAACTGCTTCAGTCCAATAATCTTTCGTCGCATCTTTATTATGCTCATTAATTCGATACAACAAGCCTTCTCCATTTGCACGAATACCCGCTTGACCAATGTAGACATTATCTTTATCACTATCCTCTTCAGAACCAAATAAAAAATAAATTCCAGACTGTTTTAATTCTACACGATCTCTAGTAATATCCAGACGAGTTCTAGGTATCTTAAATATTAAACCGGTCCAATTAGCTAAAGTACATTTTAGTCTACCTTTCACTTCACCATCAATTAAATATAAATTTATATTCTTACCTCTCTTTATCATATCTGCACCTACTTATCTATATATCATTAATTTAATTATACATTAATTAATTTGACAATATTTAGACGAATTTTAAAATTTATTTCATTATAAATAATGATAAAATATGTAAAAAGTACTACAGTTAATTAACAATTAAATACACTTGGGAACAGCGAGAGTTGGGAGAAGTAGTTGAAAATATAGGAACAGGAAAAAGTAAATTCATAATAAATAATTATGACACAGAAAATATATATCCCATACTTGGTTCTACTGGTGTGATTGGTTTCGATAATCAATATGATTATGAAGGAGAATTTGTATTAACAGCTCGAGTTGGTGCTAATGCTGGAAATTTATATAAATATAAGGGTTCCGTGAAAATATCAGATAATACTGTATTTATCCAAAATAATAGAAATAATTTTATTTATTTTTTATTAAGTTATTTTAATTTGAAAAAATTATCATTCGGCACTGGCCAGCCGCTTATAAAAGCTAGTGAATTAAAAAAATTAAAGCTTTATCTACCAAATGATCAAGAACAAGAAAAAATTGAAACAATATTATTAAACTTAGATGATACAATCACCCTTCATCAGCGTGAATCGAAATTAAATTTCGAGGAGGTCATAATATGACTGTTTCACAAGGTAGTGATGAACTTTTTCACCGTTACTATAAGCGTTGGATAACAGTTTATAAAGAAGGAGCTATTAGAAGTGTTACGATGAATAAATATTTAATGACGCATCAATGGGTGATTAAACTTGCACCTAATGTGAGATTAAAGGATTTAAATCGTATCACATATCAACAATTATTGAATGATTATGCAGTAGAACATGAGCGTCAAACGACGATGGATTTTCATCATCAGCTTAAAGGAGCTATTCTTGATGCAGTTGATGAAGGTCTTATTAATCGTGATCCAACTCGTAAAGCTATTATCAAAGGGAAACCACCGCGTGACAAAAAACCTAAGTATTTGAACCAATTTGAGCTTCATACTATGCTTTCATCACTTAAATTATCAAATGAAGTGAATTGGCATTGGTTTATACTATTGGTTGCAAAGACAGGAATAAGATTTTCTGAAGCACTAGCGTTAACACCAAAAGATTTTGATTTTCCCCATCAAATGCTTGTTATCAATAAAACATGGGATTATAAAGGGAATGGAGGATTCCTTCCAACGAAAAACCAATCGTCTGTTCGCAAAGTTCAATTAGATTGGCAGACGGTTATTCAATTCTCTCAATTAATAAAAAATTTCCCAGAAAATGATCCTATTTTTATTAAAAGAAACCAGAAAATTTACAACTCTACGATTAACGGGATTTTAGAACGTGTGTGTATTGAAGCTAAAGTTCCTGTTATTTCGATTCATGGTTTACGTCATACACATGCTTCATTATTACTATTTGCAGGTGTATCCATTGCGAGTGTAGCAAGACGCTTAGGTCATGCTAGTATGACCACAACACAAAAAACTTATCTACATGTCATTCAAGAACTTGAAAATCAAGATGTTGATATTATTATGCGTTCGTTATCTGGATTAAGTTAGAATAATCTACTGATTCATGCTGATTGAAAATAAAATTGGCCAGACTTATAGTCTGGCCAATTTCTATTTATATCTTTTTTTAATAGTAGGGATTTCTTTTTTGACCAACTTGAGAACTTCCATCTTATGCTTTAACATATTGGGCCCTAATTTTTCATTTGCTTCTTCAAATTTAATATTCTTATTAATTTCTTCTATTAATGGGATAATCTCAGCCTGTAATTCCGAGTAATCATTTACAGAACTAATCATTAAGTTCGCATCTATACCATATTTAGTAGCAAAAGTCTTAATGTCATCATTTCTTCTTTCAATCTTCCATTCTTCAAATGCCTGATCAAAGTCTATGGAAGCCAGAACATGACCCTCTAACAATTCAGTGTCCACAAACGTTCTGAGTAGCTTTGCCTTCTCGTTATCACCCATATTACTTAATTCTTGTATTTGTTCATAGATGATTCTTAAAGTTTCTTTATCAATTGTTTGAACACCATTAGAAACTCTTGTTTTTTGTCCTATAAGTTTCAATAAGAAATGCTCATCAATCCTTTGGGCACCCACAAGTTTAGAGTCACTGACAAGTTCAACAACTCTATCGTAAATCGGTTCATCCCTTGGAAATAAGTTTCGATAAGCTCCTATATATTGCATCCATTCTCTTTGTATCAATCCAAATCTATTGTCATCCCATTCAAATACATAATATTGCATTGAAGTATTTAATTGTGTGGATGCTGCTTTAAAAATAGATTTAAAAGATTTCTTAAATTCTTCATCGTATTCATACATACCCCAGTCTGTAGGATTAGGTAAAAACAATTTCAATTCATCAAAACAGGTTCTTAACTTACTTATTGCTGTATCATATTCATCTACAATTGCTGGACTGTTTTTTCCACCGCTACCGTATAATTCTAATGCTTCATTTACTGTAGATTCGGTAATTTTCGGGTACTTAAAGTTTATAATTGTACCAAACTCTTTCTCTTTTCCATATACACGATTAGTTCTAGAATATGCTTGAATAAGTCCTTGTAGCTCTAAAGATCTATCTACATATAATGTGTTTAAATACTTTGAATCATATCCAGTAAGTAATTGGTCTGCAACGATAATAATATCAATATTTTTCTCATTTCGATTACTCCCACCACGTGTTGCTCTAGATACTACATCTTCAAAATATGCATCTTCACCATGTTTTTTATTCCCTGCAATAAACTCTATGCCTGTAAATTCTGCATAGTCTTTAAACATTTCTTGTACAAATTCAATATCAACTGACTCTTCATCTTCTTCACTACCGAAGCTAAAAGAAACTGCCACATTCGGCTTTTTCCCATAAATATCTTCCATCTGCTTCTTAAATTCTTTATAGTACTCTATTACTCTCTTTTTATAAGCAACTGTTAATATGGCATTAAAGAATCCATTCTGTGACTGCTCTTC from Macrococcus armenti carries:
- a CDS encoding GNAT family N-acetyltransferase; protein product: MLSFKDTHNSADILEENARYIHYHTPSQLIKYYANYFEYKEMPTLELFKEDLSYQREFHMKHRQQHLLFIFPDNEVIPESIVTYAKSHGCNLELMELYELKHPKQLRRNDEVVCEVVSQDGPIFDDFLKVCATGEVGYGEDFVKLKEETHRRDLLNSKILQIVAYIDNTPAGKIEAIMEEETVEIDDFYVIEAYRRRGIGSRLQEAVYNFAHGKQVFLIADGNDTARDMYQRQGYEKIAERYELLLAPHSND
- a CDS encoding MOSC domain-containing protein produces the protein MSAINRDRVDGGFVDILGFNGDEVADKKHHGGVDKAVFCYPYAHYELWRNELNIDIDAGGFGENLCVTDMDESTVCLGDVYEIGSARLQVTQPRKPCWKPARKYGELELSRITEENGRTGWYFKVLVPGDINEGEEIRLVERLHNAWSIARCNDVMHRSTDMIEVKEMSELPELAETWKVSLQKKIAGHIEDSSRRIYGPNV
- a CDS encoding GIY-YIG nuclease family protein translates to MIKRGKNINLYLIDGEVKGRLKCTLANWTGLIFKIPRTRLDITRDRVELKQSGIYFLFGSEEDSDKDNVYIGQAGIRANGEGLLYRINEHNKDATKDYWTEAVAVTTSNNSFGPTEISYLEHRIVQLAKDANRYEVKNGNNPNIGNVTEEKQSELEDFLDSAKIVMGAMGYKIFEKVVDEDDKTDNELIFTYKVKNLIAKGKRTSEGFVLLKGSSLSREISKSVSVKVKTLREKNKDDINGNFITINDILFKSPSAAASFVSGNSVSGTLAWKTMNGDTLGDIINKE
- a CDS encoding restriction endonuclease subunit S, with translation MKYTWEQRELGEVVENIGTGKSKFIINNYDTENIYPILGSTGVIGFDNQYDYEGEFVLTARVGANAGNLYKYKGSVKISDNTVFIQNNRNNFIYFLLSYFNLKKLSFGTGQPLIKASELKKLKLYLPNDQEQEKIETILLNLDDTITLHQRESKLNFEEVII
- a CDS encoding site-specific integrase — its product is MTVSQGSDELFHRYYKRWITVYKEGAIRSVTMNKYLMTHQWVIKLAPNVRLKDLNRITYQQLLNDYAVEHERQTTMDFHHQLKGAILDAVDEGLINRDPTRKAIIKGKPPRDKKPKYLNQFELHTMLSSLKLSNEVNWHWFILLVAKTGIRFSEALALTPKDFDFPHQMLVINKTWDYKGNGGFLPTKNQSSVRKVQLDWQTVIQFSQLIKNFPENDPIFIKRNQKIYNSTINGILERVCIEAKVPVISIHGLRHTHASLLLFAGVSIASVARRLGHASMTTTQKTYLHVIQELENQDVDIIMRSLSGLS